GCTTGGCGCCGCTTGAACTCGGCGATTTTGACTAAGCGGGCGACCCGTTCGACGGTGGTGCGCTCGTAGCCCGCCTCAATCACGGTTTGGATTGATTGATGCTGTTCGACGAGGCGCTCCAGAATATCGTCAAGAATTTCATAGGGTGGTAGAGAATCTTGATCGACTTGATCCGGGCGGAGTTCGGCACTCGGCGGCTTGGTAATAATATGCGCTGGAATTGGTGCCGTGCTGAAGGGTAAACCAGCCCGGCTGAGAGCATTGATGTCGAAGGCGTTGTCCTGTTGCCACTGGGTTTCTTCGTTGAGCCAACGGCAGAGATCGTAGACCTTGGTCTTCGGGACATCGGCGATCACGGCTACGCCCCCATTCATGTCACCGTAGAGCGTGCAGTAACCCACCGACATCTCGGATTTATTGCCGGTGGATAGCAGCATATAGCCAAATTTATTGGCGAGGGCCATTAGCAGGTTGCCCCGAATGCGGGATTGGAGATTTTCCTCGGCAACACCAAATTCGGTGCCCGCAAACATGGGGGCAAGGGCTTGATCAAACCCTTGCATCATGGGCTCGATCGGAACGGTTTGGGTGCGAATTCCCAGATTCCGGGCGAGGGCTAAGGCATCGGTAATCGAATGCTCGGAGCTATAGGGCGATGGCATTAAGACGCCGAGGACATTGTCCGGGCCGACGGCCGTGGCGGCAATTGCTGCCACAATTGCCGAGTCGATGCCGCCGCTGAGGCCGAGGACAATCTTGCTAAAGCCACATTTGCGGGTGTAATCGCGCACACCGAGGACGAGGGCTGACCAGATTTCCGATTCGATCGAATGGATATAGGGGGTTGGCGTCGATGGCTCAATCGCTAGGAGACGGCGTTGGTTCGGCAGGCAATCAACGATAATGAGGTCCGTATCAAAGGCTTTGGCCCGGGTTGTGACTTCGCCATCGGGATTAACGGCGAAACTGTTGCCATCGAAAATCAAGTCATCATTGCCGCCGACTTGATTGACGTAGAGCATAGCTTGGTTAAACCGCTGGGCTGTGTGCTTCAGCATGTTTTCGCGCAGGTGCGGCTTGCCGAGACTGTAGGGGGAGGCGGAAAGATTGATGATCACATCAACATTGAGCGCGGCGAGTTCGGCGATCGGATCAATTTCGTAGTGGCGGCGGCCCCAGAATTGTTCATCGTTCCAGAGATCTTCGCAGATGCTGATGCCGATATGGACCCCT
The sequence above is drawn from the Romeriopsis navalis LEGE 11480 genome and encodes:
- a CDS encoding NAD+ synthase; translation: AQINPIIGDLAGNAQQIATAAHIAVEMGAELMLTPELSLCGYPPRDLLLNPGFVDQMSEQLWTLAQQLPENLAVFVGTVSPNPHTEQGGKPLFNSVALLEGGLIRQIFHKRLLPTYDVFDEDRYFEAGRDTNHVLIKGVHIGISICEDLWNDEQFWGRRHYEIDPIAELAALNVDVIINLSASPYSLGKPHLRENMLKHTAQRFNQAMLYVNQVGGNDDLIFDGNSFAVNPDGEVTTRAKAFDTDLIIVDCLPNQRRLLAIEPSTPTPYIHSIESEIWSALVLGVRDYTRKCGFSKIVLGLSGGIDSAIVAAIAATAVGPDNVLGVLMPSPYSSEHSITDALALARNLGIRTQTVPIEPMMQGFDQALAPMFAGTEFGVAEENLQSRIRGNLLMALANKFGYMLLSTGNKSEMSVGYCTLYGDMNGGVAVIADVPKTKVYDLCRWLNEETQWQQDNAFDINALSRAGLPFSTAPIPAHIITKPPSAELRPDQVDQDSLPPYEILDDILERLVEQHQSIQTVIEAGYERTTVERVARLVKIAEFKRRQAPPGLKITDRAFGTGWRMPIAQQWQPSAAQRTNVSV